CACTGTACTACTCAGTTACAAGGCAAAGGCAGAGCAATACATGCACAATATAAATTCACTGTTGAAAAACAAACTAGTTTATATGTTTGCATATCtatcaaaaaaagactggaaggataTGTGGCCCTCTAAAATATATGTCGAATTCTTGGGCCTTATACCTGTGAATCTGACGCTGTTTGGAAATTGggccttttcttttgttatgttaatgaggccatctcagtgtaggatggatcctaaacctaattgcttctgagcagggctttgaacccctgctgagaatttgcctttctaacaagttcccaggaagttagacctaagaatcacctgaggatcttgttaaaatgtagattctgattcagtatatctgggggtgggaGCGCAAATTCTTAGCAAGGAActtactagaaatgcaaattctcagcaggggttcaaagcaGTTGGAAGTCctacttttgagttataaaaagaccaggatagactcagagacacaagggGGAAGACATGCCATGTGAGGGCTGTCTACAAGTCAAAGAGCCAAGGAATGGCCAAGGCTActcacaaggaaggaatcaacgcAGCCAAGATCCTAAtgtggacttttagtctccagaactatgagaaaataaatttctgttctttaaacacTTGTGGTACTTGTGTtgaagcagcactaggtaactaggacAGACACCCACCAAACTATTAAGAGTGATTATCTCAAAGAGGATGactgaagaaggaaggagggaggaagaacctTTGCCTTTTTACTGTATATTTTTGCACTGCCTGTCATTTTTACCACTAACCTATGGtgcttttgtaattaaaaaaaaaaaaaaggcaaggcgaAGGGGGAAATAGTGAGAAAATAAACACAGGCAAAAACGCCTCAGTTCTTCACTAGACAATTAGTAAATGTCTAATATGCCAGACACAAGATACTTTCAGAGGACACTGAAGAATAAGATGTCATTCCCCCTTCACCCACTTTTCTCCAGCCTAACACCTACTCATGACTCCTCTTCTTCACCATCCAACCTACCCCACTATTTTTCTTGTACTGTCAACTCTTGCCCACCCTTCAAAGGTCAGCTCACAGGGCACTTCCTCTTGGATGTCTTCCCCAATTTCTCAAGGCAGAGTTAATCAATTCTCCCTCTGGAATTCTTGCCCATACCTCAACAGAGGCACTTGCTACATAACTACGATTGCTTATCCATGAATCTGTCTTCCCAGCTGGTCTCCAGGAGCAGTGACTGTCCAAATCACTCTGTACTCCCCAGCGGTTAGCACAGTGACGGCACTTTGGAGATGTTCAAATGACAGCATGGCAGAGTGGAGCCCGGGGTGTGAGGGAAGAGCACCCCAAGTTTGAAGCTTGGCCACACTGACCTGCTGCTGTGCTGCTGGGGAAGCTAATGCActtatctgagcctcagtttttaaaTCAATAAAACGGGAAAAATGTCAGACTGGACTAGCATAATGTACACAAAAGCATTTCTGAAATCACAACAAGCTGCATAAGGATAAGATCCCACCCCTGGCTAAATCTCTTAACTCACAGTAAGGCTGTTATCaaaactgtaaaatggggacacaaCAGTAAATACCCCTTGCAAGGTACTTTTATTATTAGGGTTATtgggaaaaaatgaaatgaaaccatATAAGAAAAGCACTTAGTTCAGTGGTTTGCAGAAGACAGTATTTTGTAGATggtaaacaaacagacaaaaaaaaacccagttgctgtccagttgattcctactcacagtgacactatgtgAGTCGGAGTAGAGatgtgcttcctagggttttcaacagctgatttgtcaaaagtagatcaccaggcttttctttcgagGAGCCTCTGGGCACACTAGAAcatccaacctttgggttaacagccgagtacattaactgtttacaccacccagggtccCGTATAGACCCTAGCTATCAGTACATTGGaaaccttgtggtgcagtggttgagagttcggctgctaaacaaaaggtcagcagttcaaatccaccaggcgctcttgcaaaccctatgggacagttctactctgtgctatcgggttactatgagtcggagttgactcaacagcaatgggttttttggtttttatcattacATTGTTATGAATCACAGGATCACCGTAATCTATTTTTCCTGAGCATGGGAAAGAATAAGACTGGATGTAACTTACATCAAGGATATCTTGGAAATACTTCTTTCTCTCCCATGGCAGAAAGCCCGGGTAAGCTTCTATATAATGCTGCAGTTTTCTTCCAGGTAATACTTCATTAACACCTATGTTATTTTTAGGATTTTCCTCCactctgtttttctcttctttttttcctttcttttcttttgtcacaTGTGAGACAATCAGAGAGGAGAGCTTTACATTTGATGCACCTCCGCCTCCTACTTTTTGTATCTCCAAGTCCTGGGGTAGATTCTGGCCCTGGGGGTGATCCTTCATCTTTGTCGTCACTGCTGGAAAAGTAGGCCTCTGTAATCTTTCAGATGCTAAGCTGTTTGCCAAGATGCTTTTGTGAATTTGTTTTTCCAGTGGGGCGTGCGAACTGTCATTTCTTTCATCTGTTAATTTAGCTTCACTTATTTTCGCTTGAGCGTCCTGTGAGTTCATCAGAAATGATCTCAGCAAAGCAGACTTGGACAGATTGTAGCCTTTCAAAGTGATATCTCCACGCTCTAGCTGCAAATCCAAGTTACTGAGACTTAGTTggacctgttttggaagaagtgaaaTATTGACCAGGGGGATTTTTGCCTTCTCTTGGgggatctctgttgtgttaccaTAACGTCTCTTGAACTTTGGAAAGCGTTTTCCCACAGGGACATCTTCAAACGGGATTTCCACCTCTGGAAGAAGTGTTATGGGGCTAACCAAATGCTTGTAAGACTTCTGGGTGGTAGAATTTAGTTTTGGCTCCTCTCTTGTGTCAACCTCTACTGTTATCTGGATTTTGAACTcgtcattgtttttattttgaaatgtgagGTTGAAATGTATTGTGGTCGCGTTCATTCCACTGTTCATTATCAGGTGGATGGTTTTCCATTTATTGGCAATAGAAGCATGTCGAATGATTGGATTGTCACTATAGGcaccttcaagtcctcttttggCTATTTCTGCAAAGCTGAAATAAGGTAGGCATTCACCTTTTGGAAGAACATAGTGAGTCTGGTTTGGGAGAAGTGTGACTTTATACAATTCATGAAAATGATCTAGAAGACAAGACACAAACATGATTTTTTAGAAACAaggcatttttcttctttttctttaattatccGAGCTTGAGGTTTCACTTTCTAAGACTGACTCTAAACTGATTTCAAAATAATGAGAACTTCTAATACAATAGCTACTAACTGAGGAAATCATCATCATGAACCCTGAATGCTAACTCTGACTCACGGTAGGGATATGACTCTGTTCTTCATAGAAAATTTCAATAATCAACTTCCACCtttttatccatttgaaaaaatACCATTTTCTGCCCAAATGACTTCCATTACTAAGCCATCAACAGGGGCCAGTATTTGAATCACCCTTATGTACTGAATTTTTGTTCTCCTTTCATTGTTTCCAAATTAAACCTTCACAGGCATTTTTAGCTAAAATAATTTGCttattcagaaaaatcacaccGTAGCAACAACAGGGAAATACAGCGCTTTAGTGTCTACTGTTTTCTAAAGATCTGTGTTCTGTTATTTTTCACTTACAACTGGTTTGGATGCAAGGCTAGAAAAAGTACTGTTGTTAAGGACTGAATTGTATTCCTTCCAAATatttgttggaatcctaacccctatacctgttgatgtaatcctgtttgggaacagggttatctttggtatgttaatgaggttctatcagtatagggtgtgtcctaaacctcatcacttctgagttataaaaagaatggATCAGACACAGAAGCCAGCAAGCACAAATGGGTGCAGGTGGGATGTGGGAGATAGACTGCCAGGCAACCAGGGAACAATGGGGCAgatggatcttcccccagagccgacagagaaagaaccttcccctagagccttgaattcaggcttctagcctcttaactgtgaaaaaataaatttgttctttaaagctacccacctgtggtatttctattacagcagtatTAGGAACCTAGGCAGGTTTACGCAGAAAAACTAAGTAATAACAACCACCCCAAAGTCCTCCACTCATCGAAAATTTTTATTCCCTTATTTGTACGACGTTTTTATGGCAATAAATATACCTTGCCCACAGTCGCCAGCATCAAACCCACAGGACAAGACATTGCAGGCTTGGTCACAGAACTTATCAGCAAGCCAGGAATTTGCACATCCTTGATTACAGTAAGAGATACTGCTAATCCCTCCACCAAACTGCCAGGGCTGTCCAACTCCAATACTGCCGGTGCCCCCACCTCCTGCACCATAGCGACTGCCTCCACTGTTACCTatagaggaaaggaaaaagacagTGTGTCTTACCATGCttgactttgaaaaaaaaaaaaaaaagatagttccttattaatgttttcagggttGATGAATGATTTCAGTTAGAAAAGGTTCATTTCATTCTTTAGTAGAAGATTTCACCTATCTGAAgacaaaaataaactgaaaaggGACCATCACTTCAGTGAACAGGTCATGGGATGACCAGACCTTGGCACGTACGAGCTATGGAAGCCAGAAGTACAGGTTTCAAATATGCTCAAAGGGGCCACGTGCAGACAGGCgcagggagcaggaaaacaggaCGGGCAGATTATTTCAAAGACTGTAACTACTGTGCTGTTAAAAACGTGACCTGATACGGCTGCAAACCCTTGATCAACTAGCTTCCTTTCATTATCTGACTTTAATATTCTACGAGGGGCTGGGTTCTCTGGACAGCACAGAGttatttatgtctgcattctctcCCTGCCACTGCATATATTTTTCAAATGTGCATCTGACAGGTCTGATGGAAACACAATGCAAAGCTTTGTTTTCTGCAATAGGCAACACTTTTTCAAGcccatttcctcatatgtaattTGGGGGTGATGGTAACTACGtacatattttctctttcttaggGGACTAGAAAATTCAAGCGGATAATGGCTAACGTGTGTGAAAACGCTTTATAAATTTAAAGGCAATAAATAAACGTAAAAAGTTGTTATCAAAAAGTCGAAATATAAGCATGTGAGAAAGGGAGAAGAAATGTTTACTACTCTTGCCTCCTTTAGTCATTCATTGACCGAgagcaatctactgctgaaagccACCAGCACAAGCTCCTATATAACCAGTCAGAGTGATTCCAGAGCTTGAGCTTCCATAATTAGGGGTATTGCAGATTTTCgtattttaaataataagaaaaggCATTTTCAAGTGCAGGACCAACATGGGAAAATGTCTTCAACAAGGGATAAAAGGAGTAACTGGGCCACATGTCAACTCCAAACAGTCTATGGATTACTGATTCAATATATGAAGAATGTTTATTACGTCTACGTGTATGTTCAATAATGTTGAAGAATGAAAACAGTCAGTAAACATGAACAAATTACATTTCAATACATCCTTACCAGAGCAATCACCACCATCCCAATCACAGGCCGAATTATTACAAGCCTTGTCGCAATAGCCATCTTTAATCCAGGAACCCGGGCAACCCTCGGCACAGTTTGGCACAGGCCAGGTCAAATAAACCTATGAGAAAACACCGGAGACGGTAAAAGGATTTCTGACACTTTTTTATACTCAAATTAACTgcttaaaaaagacaaaacaaagagcCCCCAGAAAAGGCTGAAATTTTCCAAGGGCTGATTGTTTACAGTCACGTGGGATATTTTGCTCAAAGTTCATCTGTACATACAGTGGTGTTCTAAGTCCTGCTGTGCTGGCAGTTCTTTCTGGGCAACACTATCCCTTCCCAGTTACTTGTATTAATCTCAGCAGAGTGAAGGGACTTTCTGAAATCTGGGCATTTCAGGGTGCCCCTATGTGAGAGAAGTCTGAAAGGCAGGCTCTGCTTAGTTGAGTCTTAGTTCCAAGATGAGCTCTCTGCAGAATTAAGGGCATGGCAGGGGAGATTTGAACAAGGATCACCTTGATGGAAGCAAAGACTCAATTTGTGGATTAGTTTCTTACAACACGGTCtataatctattttttaaatagatttcaaATGTCAGACTTAAAAGCAAATGTCTGAATATGAACCCATGTCAAAGCAAATGGGAAGTGTAATACAAGTTATTGCTTTTCTGTGACAACTATCAGTAATTCCCAAGTGTATTTCCGTATAATTTTATCTCAAGACTGAGAAACGCAGCAGATGAATTCTCAGTATCCTTATCTCCATGCATTAGATTAGGTGATAATTAATCAACACAGTGGTTTACAGTATTGTGAATTGCAAACCTGCCTGCTTTCAAAATGAGTGATACTCGTGGCtaacttttttaattaaaattattttttaaaaatacatctgCCTCTTAAAACCTCCATGTTTCTGCACACTCTGTCTACCTGGAATGTCTTTCTTCATCTAATTAACTCTTACTTATTCTTCAACACTCAGTTCAGATGGGAACTCTTCCCTAACCCTATCTGATTTAAACCTCCTGTGCTCCCACTCCTTAGCACGAAGGCATGCACACCTGTCAGCCCTGAAATCACTGTACACAGTCAttgattgtgtgtgtgtctccccTGGTAAGCCACAAGCTCGTCTTGCAGCCCTACAACCTAGCACAGAGGCAGCAACAGAACAGGCAAATGGGAGAATGAGCACAGCTGGGTGGCATaaacaagaacagaaaaaaaaatagctctggGCTGTTAGCATTTAGTTACAGAGATGTATAACTTTACAAGCTTATGGTGATAAGTATCTAACTTATCACACAACCCTTCCAACAATGCTATGGGGATATTCGTACTTTCCCCGTTAGGCAGACGGGAAATGCAGACGATGAGAGGCCAAGTCCCCGCCCAGAGCTgggaagtggtggagccaggatctGCCCTAAGCAGCTggtccctgcctctctgctcttaaccacttctccatCCTGTCTCTCAAACAAAACCAAGCAAGACTGGCtgtcttaaacaaaatttcatccATGAAACTGAGCTACCTTTCTGTCTCAGCCATTTTGCTGACATCCTACCCATGATTTTGTGTTTCATAGAGATTCCGTTTCTTGTGCTGTTGTTGCAGTAGAAAATTTAGAGGGTCGGGGAAGAATGGGTTCTGGGTGTCTGAGAATGCAGAGAAGCAAATGTCCTTACTCCCTAATTGTTAGCTCTCCTGAGCTTGGCATTGAAAAACACTTACCTGATCAAATCTGAATACAGTATTATAATAGACTGATTTCCTGATTTCCCTTTTATAACTTCTAAGTGCTTTCCAAGCTAGGCATCCTTTCCTCTTAGGTACTTACCTTCTGGCCTTTAGAGTGGCTGTAAAAATCATCTGGCCAGACGTCCTTCCCAAACATGACATCATCGTTTAGGTAAATAAATTTCTGTGACAGCCCTTCAATGCGATGAATGTGACTTTCAATAGCAGGCGAACTAAAGGTAGGCAAGTGGCTCAAATTTTGAAAAACGTCcttttaataggaaaaaaaacgagagaaagagagagggtgaATGagaggttttggtttggtttggtttggtttggaaaggaaggaaaggaaaagaaagggagaatTAAAGAAAGTAGGAATGGAggtaaggaggggaagggaaatgaAATCTCAGATCCGTCTGAACCACAATAAAAGAACTGGAAAGGAACCCATGGCCTTGCCGTATTTGGAAAGTCATGTACCTGGTGTGTTACTATTGTTACTCGAGGGTTATCTAGGTTCAGCCAAGATGGAATCTGCCCATTGGTGACAATGAAAATATTCCGAACCCATGGTGCGTGCCTCTCGATAGATCGCAATGAGTATCTCAGCTCTTCGTTATCCTCAAAACGGCTGGCAGACACATCTTCATCCTGCTTAGACTGAGAAAAACAGTTGGGGCATGAGAAAGTAAAacatcctcttcttcctctttcccctgTGCTCTCAGGGTGCCTTGGCAGACTTTTCTTGTTGAGCGTATTCCCAGCAGGACATACATTGATTCAATAACTTCTACATGTGCCATTCAATGACACTGATATTGATAACATTCTTCAACTTGTGCTCCGGCAGACTTTTAGAGACTGAGTCCTACTTTTAAATGTTACAAAAAATGCAAAAGACtcaccatatttaaaaaaaaacaaaaacaaaaacctcaaagACACAGCATTTCTTTAAGCCACGTTATAGAAAATACTCTTGAGTTAACGTAATTCTATATCATTGCAATTACACGTAGTCTTCAACTTACGACATGTTCAAGTAACGATGAACTGCacttatgtctttttttgtacatcttatcattagaaatatgtactacataaaatgttaaaatgtatctgtaagtttatatgtaatatttccaacccccaaagccaaataaagatcagatttacaaGGATAACTATAattaaaagcaataataatgaaaacttaaaaacaaaaaaaaagtgaggtacttgacttacgtcagaactgatTTACAATGGAGTCATTGGAACGGAACCCCatagtaagtcagggactaccaaTGGTAAAAATGGTAGTGGCTGGAAAATCAGAAAGGTCCACTCAGCTCACCTTTCTACaggtcctcttccttctcctcaccTGGTGACTTACAAATCCTTAACATTCTAAACCTTTGATTTGAGTTTTAAAAGAATCTCTGCACCCCTCACCTGGCTGATGGCACTCAGATCCCACAATAAGTATGCAGGACTTATGGTCAGTTCTTTTCCATCGATGGTCATGTTCTTCTTAGTTTGTTTATTCAGTTCTTGGAAACCCCTGGGGTTATTCAACTTTAGAAGTGCTACACTTGCATCTGAATATAACTGCAACTATAAAATAACAAGAGGGTTATATATACAAAACCTGAGCCCCAaagaagtaaacaaaacaaaacaaaaccttaacccactgctgtgaagtcaattccaactcatggtgactccatgtgtgacacagtagaattgctccatagggttttcctgtttataatctttgcaaaagcagattgccaggcttttttttccgTGATGCCaatgggtggcttcaaaccaccaacttttagattagtagctgagtgcaaaccgctTGCATACCACCTCTGCAGACTTCCTGGagtggaaaaaaaatcactattctcgaaacaaataaataatatactGCACTTCAATATTCTGAACTTAATTTTAAGTTTATGAGAATAATATTTTTACCTTAATTTTGTCTACCCAAACTACTTTTATTCCAAAGAGGGGAACTATTTTGAAACttcaaagacattttaaaatttcatggttttttaaaaatattatttaggaTACATTTAAAATCCAGAAAAGATCTGACACTGACATATTCCTGATATATGACAACACATTCAATTTTGATCTctgatttccaactcacagctaagGTCATTTATTGTAGGAAATTATTTGtgtagtatttttgttgtttttactgcCTAGGTACTGTTCATTACCCAGTGCCACCAAGTCATTAAAGGGAACCAATTTCACAGTAGCTATACATAAaatgataacaaaaataaaagctaaaagtGCAACACATTACAGTTAAAAATCAACAAAGCTGACTTGCTTAACACATTTATATTTTAACTTGATTATATGTAGTAGCATTTTCACTTCAATTTCTACTACTCACTGGGTGCatactatgtgccaaacactgcCCTAGGTGGTAAGTAAGTACCACAGCTGAAGACCCAAACTCAGATCTTCACGGCTCTAAACCTGGTATTTCTCTGCAAGTTTAGGCTTTTGACAATTCCTGGTGTCAGAAGTGAGATTCAAAGTGGATGACCAGAGTACCCCAGAGGTCTCATCGGACACAGGAATGGTACCTGCAAAAGCCCTTTTGGCTTACTCTCTCCATGAAGCATCTGGGTGTCATCCTGGTAAGCCCTCTTGGATTCTCAAGTTCCACTCTTTGCATTTTGAGCTtgaaacagatatttattatgaGTTTGgtgcatttgttgttttgttgctgTTAAATCTGTCTCAAAATGGGGTCTCCCTAGGAAGCAGCAGATTTTCCTAGCAGAACTCTGGCTCACTacatggctaagagctacaggtCTAGGTCCTGTCTGTGTTTGGATTTATGGTTTGAGCTCACTAACATCAGTTTGCCAAATCAGTGATGACTTTGAGGTAGTTTTCAGTTGGAAAACTAGTATACCTAAGATCTAAATTAGAaaaccatggtgcccaaaccATACAAAACAATGCCAtgtttattttgattggtattcTGAGGCATCAAATGTATTCAGGATTCTAAAATACCCTCTTTGAAGGACACTGTTCCAAAATTGAACGAATATAACCTTAAACTCCTTAATGAAATTACTGCTTTACCAAAAAAGATACTCTGgttcttctctccctctttgcTGCTCTTTATTTGGCTTTACCTCCTTATTCTGATGAGTGCTCAAATCTCTCTGAGATACCCTTTGCTCACTCTGATCTCCTTTCAGATCCTAAACCTTCCAGGGCCCCTGTGCCCCaaatgacttttaaaataaaatccggTGAAGAAGGGGAAAACAAGCCACCTGTCATTACTTTTACTCCATGGTATATAAGCAGAGTTAAGGACTACACAAAAGGAATTTGCTAACTCTGTAGAAAACCCAGAGAAATTCAGGATATTAACTGATGCCTACCAACGAGGACGCCCTGACTTACACCTGCTAATATGCATTTGGGTGAGTCCTGGGGAAGCCCCAAATTGGATCCGGTTAAAGGAGCGGGAAAATGCTGAACAAAGTTTAGAAGCTGGCACGGCAATGCCGGCTAAATTTTTAAACAACTTTAAGGCTTTTAGCTCATAAATTATCAGAAGCTATACAAAAAGTCTTTCCTAGAAAGATTCATTGCGCCAAAATTCAAGGCTGCCAAAAAGGACCAGGCAAAACTGTATACAACTTCCTAGAACACTTAACGAAATCTTTCTCTGAACACGCTGGTCTAGAAATAAAAGGTGCCAGAAAAGCTTTTAACTCTATGTTTGTTAATGGCCTTAAGCCTGAACTAGCCATCCTTGTCAAACGACATAGTTTAGACTGGGACATGGGTCCAATAGTGGAACTAGCACACTCAATTGAACAATTGGCTCAGATACTTCAAACTGATAAGACAAATAAGCACAATCACCTCATGACTTTACAACTTCAACAGCTTCAATCTTCTAGCACCTGACCTGGCAATCCCCTAGTTGTTACACATGCTGGAATTTGCTATTACTGAAAAAAATCCTGGGCACTGGAAAAAAGAACGCCAGAAAGTACAGACAAAACTCCCAAGGACTGCCCCTGACGAGGATCTGAGGAAGTTGTCAGGCTGCAACTGGCTCTGCCCCTTAATTCTCAAGGTGAAGCTATATTACTAATTAATGGTGAACCACACACCTTTTTAATCAATACTGGTACTACCTTGTCTGCAATTAACCCCACTTCTTTATCACAGACTACTCCATGGAGTAAAAAAAACTATTGATATAGTGGAGGTTTCTAACATTACTCAGCACGTCATCCAGTCCCTTCCCATTTCAGTTTCTGTAGGGTCAGTGACCAACTGCCACTCATTACTTTTATGTGACACAGCCCCTATAAATCTCTTGGGAAGAGATCTACTGGGGAAAATGAGACAGTACTATAACCTTTAGGAAAAAAGGACAGAGTTCTTCAACTTCCAGAAAACCCTATGCCCAAACTAATTTGTCACTTAGAGGCCTTACATCTGCCAGAGGAAAGGGTACATTTGGAGACAGGTGTCCACTACTACCTACTATTCTTCCTCAACTGTGGGCAATCTCTTCTACTGATATTTGGAAAATACCAAGTGCCCAACCTATTAAAGTCCAAATTAACCCTCTAAACACCACTGAAATTTGAGGCCATTAAAGGTGTAACCCCTATAATTAGGGGTTTCCTAGACAAGAAACTCATCATGCCTTGTACTAGTTCTTGCAACACACCCATCCTGCCTGTTAAAAAGCTCCATGGCAACTTCTGGGCAACCTGGcaccacagacagaagcaccacgctgtccctccacagcaaagacccaaaaacctaagtaaaacaaagacaaacatcactcctggaacccgaagtgtcaaacaaagaaataaagaactcagccaaacaccaaatagaataagaaactgacagaggactgagagTGAGGAAACATACTTGCTGAGATTCCTTTACAGCAAATGCAGCagggatttgccatcttggactcctgtcggagatcaGCTGGcggggagcatgggaaagcagcttcacggagctctcagcaggagacagaacaactGGTAACCAGCAATGCATACTTTCCCACTGCCCCCATCCTCTTCCTGTTcttctacctccaagcttcctggctagCTGCAGTGGATCAACCAGCTGCGAAGTGCAGTGTCCATGCTGCTtgaatttgccccacccacatcagagacaGGCGAACAGGAAGTACGGGAAAGCaacttcacgaagttcccagcaggagacagagcacccaataACGAATGATATGCGGTTTCCTAACCCCTCTCCTTGTTCCCTTCCCacttcggcctcctctgcttcccgccagctTCAGATTCTTGGCCAGGAAGCAACTGCTTCCaccccaggctgcttggattcccCCGTCCATACTGACTGGGTCCCTAAGCTGGTGtagcttctttctgtcttttagtttcttctgtgcctcctaccatctccccctcctctcccttaaacacctggctccgtgcgcatctttgcttcttcttgaaaggctgtgaagccctgcATAACTGGGGATCGCTACCCCGGCCCAtgacaccacgctggtgggatctctgggactttttttttgcttgttttgttttgctttgatctgttttattttgtttctttctcttttcacacttgggagccccttctagccagggtgCACTGCATGAGCTAGGAGGCACTCCCCCCATCTGTGTAGCCACGTATGCGGGATCCCTGGGgccattcttttctcttttttatttccttttacttctctttttccctttctttccttatttctcGGTTCTTGTCtgtctatactttcttttccagtttccTGAGTACCTGGTACTGTGTAACATCTATATaccctctagccaggctgtactacaCAAACTGGGAAACTTCCCCAGTCTTCgcagccacactggt
The DNA window shown above is from Elephas maximus indicus isolate mEleMax1 chromosome 4, mEleMax1 primary haplotype, whole genome shotgun sequence and carries:
- the GNPTAB gene encoding N-acetylglucosamine-1-phosphotransferase subunits alpha/beta isoform X3, encoding MPIDVVYTWVNGTDLELLKELKQVREQMEEEQKAMREILGKNTTEPTKKSEKQLECLLTHCIKVPMLILDPALPANITLKDLPSLHPSFHSASDIFNVAKPKNPSTNVSVVVFDSSKDVEDAHAGMPKVNSRQTVWRGYLTTDKEVPGLVLMQDLAFLSGFPPTFKETNQLKTKLPENLSSKIKLLQLYSDASVALLKLNNPRGFQELNKQTKKNMTIDGKELTISPAYLLWDLSAISQSKQDEDVSASRFEDNEELRYSLRSIERHAPWVRNIFIVTNGQIPSWLNLDNPRVTIVTHQDVFQNLSHLPTFSSPAIESHIHRIEGLSQKFIYLNDDVMFGKDVWPDDFYSHSKGQKVYLTWPVPNCAEGCPGSWIKDGYCDKACNNSACDWDGGDCSGNSGGSRYGAGGGGTGSIGVGQPWQFGGGISSISYCNQGCANSWLADKFCDQACNVLSCGFDAGDCGQDHFHELYKVTLLPNQTHYVLPKGECLPYFSFAEIAKRGLEGAYSDNPIIRHASIANKWKTIHLIMNSGMNATTIHFNLTFQNKNNDEFKIQITVEVDTREEPKLNSTTQKSYKHLVSPITLLPEVEIPFEDVPVGKRFPKFKRRYGNTTEIPQEKAKIPLVNISLLPKQVQLSLSNLDLQLERGDITLKGYNLSKSALLRSFLMNSQDAQAKISEAKLTDERNDSSHAPLEKQIHKSILANSLASERLQRPTFPAVTTKMKDHPQGQNLPQDLEIQKVGGGGASNVKLSSLIVSHVTKEKKGKKEEKNRVEENPKNNIGVNEVLPGRKLQHYIEAYPGFLPWERKKYFQDILDEEESLRTQLAYFTDSKHTGRQLKDTFADSLRYVNKILNSKFGFTSRKVPAHMPHMIDRIVMQELQDMFPEEFDKTSFHKVRHSEDMQFAFSYFYYLMSAVQPLNISQVFDEVDTDQSGILSDREIRTLATRIHDLPLSLQDLTGLEHMLINCSKMLPANITQLNNIPPTQEAYYDPNLPPVTKTLVTNCKPVTDKIHKAYKDKNKYRFEIMGEEEIAFKMIRTNVSHVVGQLDDIRKNPRKFVCLNDNIDHNHKDAQTVKAVLRDFYESMFPIPSQFELPREYRNRFLHMHELQEWRAYRDKLKFWTHCVLATLIMFTVFSFFAEQLIALKRKIFPRRRILKEASPNRIRV
- the GNPTAB gene encoding N-acetylglucosamine-1-phosphotransferase subunits alpha/beta isoform X2 translates to MLLKLLQRQTYTCLSHRYGLYVCFVGIVVTIVSAFQFGEVVLEWSRDQYHVLFDSYRDNIAGKSFQNRLCLPMPIDVVYTWVNGTDLELLKELKQVREQMEEEQKAMREILGKNTTEPTKKSEKQLECLLTHCIKVPMLILDPALPANITLKDLPSLHPSFHSASDIFNVAKPKNPSTNVSVVVFDSSKDVEDAHAGMPKVNSRQTVWRGYLTTDKEVPGLVLMQDLAFLSGFPPTFKETNQLKTKLPENLSSKIKLLQLYSDASVALLKLNNPRGFQELNKQTKKNMTIDGKELTISPAYLLWDLSAISQSKQDEDVSASRFEDNEELRYSLRSIERHAPWVRNIFIVTNGQIPSWLNLDNPRVTIVTHQDVFQNLSHLPTFSSPAIESHIHRIEGLSQKFIYLNDDVMFGKDVWPDDFYSHSKGQKVYLTWPVPNCAEGCPGSWIKDGYCDKACNNSACDWDGGDCSGNSGGSRYGAGGGGTGSIGVGQPWQFGGGISSISYCNQGCANSWLADKFCDQACNVLSCGFDAGDCGQDHFHELYKVTLLPNQTHYVLPKGECLPYFSFAEIAKRGLEGAYSDNPIIRHASIANKWKTIHLIMNSGMNATTIHFNLTFQNKNNDEFKIQITVEVDTREEPKLNSTTQKSYKHLVSPITLLPEVEIPFEDVPVGKRFPKFKRRYGNTTEIPQEKAKIPLVNISLLPKQVQLSLSNLDLQLERGDITLKGYNLSKSALLRSFLMNSQDAQAKISEAKLTDERNDSSHAPLEKQIHKSILANSLASERLQRPTFPAVTTKMKDHPQGQNLPQDLEIQKVGGGGASNVKLSSLIVSHVTKEKKGKKEEKNRVEENPKNNIGVNEVLPGRKLQHYIEAYPGFLPWERKKYFQDILDEEESLRTQLAYFTDSKHTGRQLKDTFADSLRYVNKILNSKFGFTSRKVPAHMPHMIDRIVMQELQDMFPEEFDKTSFHKVRHSEDMQFAFSYFYYLMSAVQPLNISQVFDEVDTDQSGILSDREIRTLATRIHDLPLSLQDLTGLEHMLINCSKMLPANITQLNNIPPTQEAYYDPNLPPVTKTLVTNCKPVTDKIHKAYKDKNKYRKFVCLNDNIDHNHKDAQTVKAVLRDFYESMFPIPSQFELPREYRNRFLHMHELQEWRAYRDKLKFWTHCVLATLIMFTVFSFFAEQLIALKRKIFPRRRILKEASPNRIRV